The Moorena producens PAL-8-15-08-1 genomic interval CCATCGCTGTCAGACAGAATTGGTATCAGACTCAGAGATTGCTCGGATTCGTACCAAAGTCGCCAATCAGTTTATCTTTAACAATGAGAAACCAAGCGCTCGCACCAGTTTATATGGTTACTATTACTCCCAAGTAGGGGATTTAGAACCAGCACTGAATTACCCTAGTCATATTAAATCAGTTAGTGCTGTTGATATCCAAAAGGCTGCACAGCAGTATCTGTCTCCCCATGGGTATGGTATTTTGATCGCAAAGGGAACAGGGAACGGGGAACAGGGAATAGGGAGTAGGGAGTAGGGAGTAGGGAATCGGAACCCACCCCTAACCCCTCCCAGGAGGGGAACGGGAATCGGGAATCGGGAGTCGGGAGTCGGGAAAAAATTCTGTGTACCTCATAGCTATGATCAACGCTATGGTGGTTAGTTGATTTTGATACCAAGTTGCGGTCAAACCTACAACTTTCTCTTGCGCCTATCTCCCTATCTCCCTATCTCCCTATCTCCCTATCTCCCTATCTCCCTATCCAAGCAATGTACTTTCTTTGAATGCAACTCGGTATGAGTTGCTTTTACAATCAACCGTCAACGGTCAACACATTGCTTTTTTGCTCAATTGTTCCTGAATTCAAAATTATCTATAGCATTTATCCTACTATCCTACTTATAAGGTATAGTCAATTTTATTCCTCCTACTCCCTACTCCCTACTCCCTACTCCCTACTCCCTACTCCCTCTATGTGGAAAGAAATTGCTGACGAGATCAGCCAAGTCACCGGTGAAACCTTTGAGATTAACCAGCGCCAATCTGTTGGTGGTGGCTGTATTAATCAGGGTTATGCTCTGGTCGGTAAGACTAATAAGTATTTTGTTAAACTCAATGCTGCTTCTCAAGTCTATATGTTTGAGGCCGAAGCCCTCGGTCTCAAGCAGATGGTGGCAACCCAAACCATCCGAATCCCCAAACCAATTTGCTATGGTACTGCCGTCGATTGTTCTTATATTGTCTTGGAGTGGCTAGACTTTGGTGGCGGTAATAGTACCGAGTCTTGGGTAAAAATGGGACATCAGTTAGCAGCCATGCATCAGGCTGCTACTCCTCAACCTCCAAGCGAGATGGGTAAGTTTGGTTGGAATCAAAATAATACGATTGGTTCGACACCACAAGTAAATCAATGGATGTCGGATTGGGTAGAGTTTTTTGTAGAGTATCGCCTGGGTTATCAGTTTCAGCTAGCACGGCGTCGCAGTGGTCATTTCCCCAAACAAGACCAATTACTGGCAGAAGTTCCTAAATTACTGGATCATCAGCCTCAACCATCGTTAGTACACGGTGATTTATGGGGTGGTAATGGGGCTATTACCATGGCGGGAGAACCAGTAATTTTTGACCCAGCTACTTATGTAGGCGATCGCGAAGTTGATATTGCCATGACCGAATTATTTGGTGGTTTCCCAGCAGCATTTTATCGAGGCTATAACGAGGTGTGGCCTTTAGAGCAAGGTTACAAACGGCGGAAAAACCTCTATAACCTTTACCACATCCTCAATCACTTTAATCTGTTTGGTAGTGGTTATGAATCCCAAGCTAACCGGATGATTGATCAGATTTTGAGAGATTAATTCAGCTTGGAATAGGGAACAGGGAACGGGGAACAGGGAACAGGGGATAGGGAATAGGAAATAGAGAACAGAAATCAGGTTTGCAGCTTTTTAATAAGAGCAATAATCATTCGACTCTCTTCTCGAAGCAAAGAACTAAGAGGATATCTCCCAAGTTTTTTGATACTGAACTTTGCCCCCCTAGCCCCCCAATTCTGGGGGGAACAAGAATCCATTTATTGCTAAAAGTCCCCCAAAATTGGGGGATTTAGGGGGCTTGAATGTAGCAAATGATACTTCTCAGACAACCTCTAATCAAGTCTAGATCTTTTTGATTAGATAATCCTACTCTTTGAGATAAAAGAATATGTGTTTGTAATTCGTTAATTGACCCTTGGGCAATGTTCAAAAATCTGATATATTCAGGTGTTGATCGTCTTCCGTACCCCTCTGCTATATTAGCTGGAATAGATGCTGCAGCTCTTCTTATTTGTTGCACCATACCATATAACTCGTCTTTAGGAAATAGTTTAGTCAAAAAATAACACTTTTCTGCTATTTCCATACCTTTTTGCCAAATTTTTAAGTCTTTAAAATCATGTATTGTTGACATTTCAAAATCTCTCAACTTACTCTTCTGTGCCTTGTTACCCTTTATCTCTCTATGTACAAGTTTTAACCTAGCCTACTAAATCGAGCGTTTCTTATACTTACAGCGTTTTTCATCACTATAAGGTACACAGGATTTTTTCCCTGTTCCCTGTTCCCTGTTCCCTGTTCCCTACTAAACCTATTCCCTACTGAATCTCTAGTTAATTTGACTCTCAATAATCTCCTCAATCATTCCTTCTAATTCACCCATAGGAAGATTGAGGTCATCCAGCGTTACCTGAAATTGGACATAACGTTCATCTAGATCGAAAGCTTCTTCTAGGAAACCACCAAATCCACGGGCTCGTTTGTCTATTTCTAGGAAAACTTCTAAGTCTTCTGAGTAGAGAGAAAAAATGATTTCCAATTCATCCAAGTGACCCTGATACTTACCCATGGGTCTAAACTCGAACTCTTGGACGAATGGATATCTACCCCCGAAGTGAGTATTGTACTGACAATCGATTTCATGAAGTTGAAACCCTAGGTTTTCTAATGCATCAAATACCGCTTGCATTAAGGGGTGTGGATGTACCTCAATGTAATCGATGTCTTTTGGGTCAACGGCAATGGGAATATCTAAGCCAGTACGTAAATATACTGGTTGGCTGGTTAATGTCAGTGGTGTTTCCTCTGGCAGGGGAAACGAAAATGGAATTACTATTTCCTCTTTTGCCTCTAAGTTGAAGCGTTCCGAGAGGCGATATTGCATTAATATGCATTCCTCTGTGATTGCGGTATCTTCTTCTTCCCGCAAGTATTCCGTAACCACATAAATATAAATATCATCAATTTTCTGGGAAACATCTCCCCCAGTAATATAAACTTCCCCTTCTACCATTTCCCCAGGCGCTAGGGAATCAAAGTACAAACGTGTATCTACCTTTGCTGCTCCAATGCCAACCTGAGCTAATAGCTTTTTAAACATAGATTCTAGTTTTTTAGCTAACTTTGCTACTAGCTTAATCTATGATTCTGGAGTTTTAGGGAGTAGGGAGTCGGGAGTAGGGAGTAGGGAGTAGGGAGTAGGGAGTAGGGATAAGAAAAAATTTCATGTACCTGATCAGTATGATCAACGATATCAATCAAACACTTAGGTCGCGCGATTGACCAAAGGTCACGCTACGCGAACGCAAATTCAGATTATAACCAGGATTCCACAAGTAATGCTCTGACCTGCTGCATCCGCTGAAAATCGCTATCGGCTGAAACGATGGTCAATCCATGGCGCAATGCGATTGCAGCAATCCATAAATCGTTATCACTAATCCCTAATTCTTGAATTTTGGTTTTTCGTCGCTTCTTCCGGTCTTTCGGTCCAAAATACTGCAATATCTCGGCTTTAAATTGACCATAGATATCAGCTGTTTCATTATCTACTGGATAGATATAAATACCTTGAAGAAAGGCTTGTACTCGTGCTATATTTGTAGCCTTTTGTTCGGAATTTTGAACCATCAACATCAGTTCCCCCCGAACAATAGTGCAGGTACAAACTGGTACATTACCTTTGTCCCACATCCGTTGAAGTACGGCTGGATTGCCTGCAATCAGTAAACTA includes:
- a CDS encoding type II toxin-antitoxin system VapC family toxin, encoding MYLLDTNHCSLLIAGNPAVLQRMWDKGNVPVCTCTIVRGELMLMVQNSEQKATNIARVQAFLQGIYIYPVDNETADIYGQFKAEILQYFGPKDRKKRRKTKIQELGISDNDLWIAAIALRHGLTIVSADSDFQRMQQVRALLVESWL
- a CDS encoding fructosamine kinase family protein, with protein sequence MWKEIADEISQVTGETFEINQRQSVGGGCINQGYALVGKTNKYFVKLNAASQVYMFEAEALGLKQMVATQTIRIPKPICYGTAVDCSYIVLEWLDFGGGNSTESWVKMGHQLAAMHQAATPQPPSEMGKFGWNQNNTIGSTPQVNQWMSDWVEFFVEYRLGYQFQLARRRSGHFPKQDQLLAEVPKLLDHQPQPSLVHGDLWGGNGAITMAGEPVIFDPATYVGDREVDIAMTELFGGFPAAFYRGYNEVWPLEQGYKRRKNLYNLYHILNHFNLFGSGYESQANRMIDQILRD
- a CDS encoding four helix bundle protein translates to MSTIHDFKDLKIWQKGMEIAEKCYFLTKLFPKDELYGMVQQIRRAAASIPANIAEGYGRRSTPEYIRFLNIAQGSINELQTHILLSQRVGLSNQKDLDLIRGCLRSIICYIQAP
- a CDS encoding sporulation protein → MFKKLLAQVGIGAAKVDTRLYFDSLAPGEMVEGEVYITGGDVSQKIDDIYIYVVTEYLREEEDTAITEECILMQYRLSERFNLEAKEEIVIPFSFPLPEETPLTLTSQPVYLRTGLDIPIAVDPKDIDYIEVHPHPLMQAVFDALENLGFQLHEIDCQYNTHFGGRYPFVQEFEFRPMGKYQGHLDELEIIFSLYSEDLEVFLEIDKRARGFGGFLEEAFDLDERYVQFQVTLDDLNLPMGELEGMIEEIIESQIN